In a genomic window of Akkermansia massiliensis:
- a CDS encoding extracellular solute-binding protein gives MFRWLYILGALVLAVFLGGVLYFAQREADVWHEASGRTDGRGMPAVFDGFVERWNRSVERELLRELAGGERKKSLLSVSRGDGDGRRLAEQERSVERIGRRLELKDHIRQLPLEEVPAGLEWQTGMEEPEVGDPRAVKGGLVRLWINTPFPGTLRAFGPGSETFFNYSAIDNVWLPLVGLHPETFRPIPGLADRWAVSADGKTVFYHLDPEATYSDGRPVRAQDFLLNICLRTSGFARDPFWTTLFRSTYDQITVYGDSVIALTLPSPGPLLPYMACVDFHPAHPGFYHDFNSLFLERYQWKVPPNTGGYVVVPGKIRIGERITLARVKDWWAKDRKYYRYSCNADQVEHVFVNLENKAVEMFRRGELDMMNVRKPEVWENRLELPEVHRGYIDKYSLEAGYACPPYGLYLNCADKLLKNPGIRRGLAHSVNMGMVIDTLFRGNMRRLGSYMEGYGDLTLPLKAPEYSKKKAMEHFARAGYREMGEDGVLKNERGERLVVELTFADSSTLMTNVCSILRQEALKCGVDLRLDPLTYNVCSRKVFEKRYQAALWAWPLQTPFPRLYETFASELAYDARGNPVGNTNNIFAVADTELDAALDAERNAPDGAALKKALQRAQKRIHELCVWIPGWREPYTYVACWRWIRWPESPTRFCSPRIYNPLESHLYWVDEKMKKETQEARRRGVPFEERHQVIRVERPDDAAP, from the coding sequence GTGTTTCGCTGGCTGTACATTCTGGGGGCGTTGGTCCTCGCCGTCTTTCTGGGAGGAGTCCTTTACTTCGCCCAGCGGGAAGCGGACGTTTGGCATGAGGCCTCCGGACGGACGGACGGCAGGGGCATGCCTGCCGTGTTTGACGGCTTCGTGGAACGGTGGAACAGATCTGTGGAGCGGGAACTGCTCCGGGAACTGGCAGGCGGCGAGCGGAAGAAAAGCCTGCTGTCCGTCTCCCGTGGCGATGGGGATGGGCGGCGTCTGGCCGAGCAGGAGCGTTCCGTGGAACGCATCGGCAGAAGGCTGGAGCTGAAAGACCATATCCGCCAGCTTCCCCTGGAGGAGGTTCCTGCTGGATTGGAATGGCAGACCGGAATGGAGGAACCGGAAGTGGGTGACCCCCGGGCCGTGAAAGGGGGGCTGGTCCGGCTGTGGATCAATACGCCGTTTCCCGGAACCCTGCGGGCGTTCGGACCGGGAAGCGAGACCTTTTTCAACTACTCCGCCATTGACAACGTGTGGCTTCCCCTGGTGGGGTTGCATCCGGAAACCTTCCGGCCCATTCCGGGGCTAGCGGACCGCTGGGCCGTCTCCGCGGACGGGAAAACCGTTTTTTACCATTTGGACCCGGAAGCGACGTACTCGGACGGCCGCCCCGTAAGGGCGCAGGACTTCCTGCTGAATATCTGCCTCCGCACGTCCGGCTTTGCCCGGGACCCCTTCTGGACCACCCTGTTCCGTTCCACGTATGACCAGATTACGGTATACGGGGATTCCGTCATTGCCCTGACGCTTCCGTCACCCGGGCCGCTGCTGCCTTACATGGCCTGCGTGGATTTCCATCCGGCCCATCCCGGTTTTTACCATGATTTCAACTCCCTGTTTCTGGAACGCTACCAGTGGAAGGTTCCGCCGAATACGGGGGGCTACGTGGTGGTTCCCGGTAAAATACGGATAGGCGAGCGCATCACCCTGGCCCGCGTGAAGGACTGGTGGGCGAAGGACAGGAAATACTACCGCTATTCCTGCAATGCGGACCAGGTGGAGCATGTATTTGTAAACCTGGAAAACAAGGCGGTTGAAATGTTCCGCCGCGGGGAGCTGGACATGATGAACGTCCGCAAGCCGGAAGTGTGGGAAAACAGGCTGGAACTGCCGGAAGTGCACCGGGGCTACATAGACAAGTACAGCCTGGAAGCCGGTTATGCCTGCCCCCCGTACGGCCTGTACCTGAACTGTGCGGACAAGCTTCTGAAAAACCCCGGCATTCGCAGGGGGCTGGCGCATTCCGTGAACATGGGCATGGTGATTGATACCCTGTTCCGCGGGAATATGAGAAGGCTGGGCTCCTACATGGAGGGGTACGGCGATCTGACGCTTCCGCTGAAAGCGCCGGAATACAGCAAGAAAAAAGCCATGGAACATTTTGCCCGCGCCGGCTACCGGGAAATGGGGGAGGACGGCGTGCTGAAGAATGAACGGGGGGAACGGCTGGTGGTGGAACTGACCTTCGCGGACTCCTCCACCCTGATGACCAATGTTTGTTCCATCCTACGGCAGGAGGCCCTGAAATGCGGGGTGGACCTGCGCCTGGACCCCCTGACCTATAATGTCTGTTCCCGGAAGGTATTTGAAAAACGGTACCAGGCCGCCCTGTGGGCGTGGCCGCTCCAGACGCCGTTCCCCCGGCTTTATGAAACCTTTGCTTCCGAGCTGGCGTACGATGCCCGCGGCAACCCCGTGGGCAACACGAACAATATCTTTGCCGTGGCGGACACGGAACTGGATGCGGCCCTGGACGCGGAGCGGAATGCCCCGGATGGCGCCGCCCTGAAAAAAGCCCTTCAACGCGCCCAAAAGCGCATTCATGAACTCTGCGTCTGGATTCCCGGCTGGCGGGAACCCTACACGTACGTCGCCTGCTGGCGCTGGATACGCTGGCCGGAATCCCCCACGCGGTTCTGTTCCCCCCGGATTTACAACCCCCTGGAATCCCACTTGTACTGGGTGGATGAAAAAATGAAGAAGGAAACGCAGGAGGCCCGGCGCCGGGGCGTTCCGTTTGAGGAAAGGCATCAGGTGATACGTGTTGAAAGACCGGATGACGCCGCTCCGTAA
- a CDS encoding TonB-dependent receptor plug domain-containing protein, translating into MLYTKKALQMGAIAVGLAAFAGQSSLAESAKKEDSKPSASSETMQVMPELTMASHFTGVPYNRSGVSVSIINPEEFQKAGIETLTGALSQTPGVFTLDGGGTWQRGSVSNTVIRGMNKETYTLTMVDGMRISDVNMSGNKLLGITNLFTVDNVEVVKGAQGAVFGSGAIGGVVAMDTPEGEGDPVTRIFAEAGSFHSFNSYATSSGKIKKLSYFVGVGFESTENDPTIYPAIYDNRKGMNDFRQWQEAVRLGYDVNDKVKVGFTYRRLDSYFEYPTPYVDYDQWPAVTDPHLYNTEDKNRSNLVTGRVDAEITKLWSTSFMIGHYNMDYSTHTPGFDFQPNVMCNRRFQTEWRNALTWNKEWKTVAGMAWDRSDYMSENNYVAKDEWQSTLAFFAEQMWAPTDNFDASVALRLEHDSVWNNHFTWRYSNSWKVTGKDSPTRIFGSVGSGFRAPTYFEQYAANYGYVGNPDLDVSKSLGGDLGVEQRLADNHYASVTGFWTRINDEIGTRSVGTWPNSYTTYDNFSHATSYGVEVAFKGQFKDAWNSGYYANYTFTMPKRDSIGKYETIQMANTARHTINAEVYTSPVEKLTVGFGVTSAMGRTDYNYARLDNFFTARLFARYQVTDNVAFHVRVENLFDQNFIITNDYNFGPRQARGLGVFGGVTVEF; encoded by the coding sequence ATGCTTTATACGAAGAAAGCCCTTCAGATGGGCGCTATTGCCGTTGGCCTTGCCGCATTCGCAGGCCAGTCCTCTCTTGCCGAGTCTGCTAAAAAAGAAGACTCCAAGCCCTCCGCCAGTTCGGAAACCATGCAGGTCATGCCGGAATTGACCATGGCGTCCCACTTTACGGGCGTGCCGTACAACCGGTCCGGGGTATCCGTTTCCATCATCAATCCGGAAGAATTCCAGAAAGCGGGCATTGAAACCCTGACAGGAGCCCTTTCCCAGACTCCCGGCGTCTTCACGCTGGACGGCGGCGGCACCTGGCAGCGCGGTTCCGTGAGCAACACCGTCATCCGCGGGATGAACAAGGAAACCTACACCCTGACCATGGTTGACGGCATGCGCATCAGTGATGTCAACATGTCCGGCAACAAGCTGCTGGGGATCACCAATCTCTTTACGGTGGACAATGTGGAAGTGGTGAAGGGCGCCCAGGGCGCCGTCTTCGGTTCCGGCGCCATTGGCGGCGTTGTCGCCATGGACACCCCGGAAGGGGAAGGCGATCCCGTGACCAGGATTTTTGCGGAAGCCGGTTCTTTCCATTCCTTCAACAGCTACGCGACTTCCTCAGGCAAGATCAAGAAGCTTTCCTACTTTGTGGGCGTGGGGTTTGAATCCACGGAAAACGATCCCACCATTTATCCGGCCATTTATGACAACCGGAAAGGCATGAACGACTTCCGCCAGTGGCAGGAAGCCGTGCGCCTGGGCTATGACGTCAATGACAAGGTGAAGGTGGGCTTTACCTACCGCCGCCTGGATTCCTACTTTGAATACCCCACGCCGTATGTGGATTACGACCAGTGGCCCGCCGTGACGGACCCCCACCTGTACAACACGGAAGACAAGAACCGCAGCAACCTGGTGACGGGGCGCGTGGATGCGGAAATTACCAAGCTGTGGTCCACCAGCTTCATGATCGGGCATTACAACATGGACTATTCCACGCATACGCCGGGCTTCGATTTCCAGCCCAACGTGATGTGCAACCGCCGCTTCCAGACGGAATGGCGCAATGCACTTACGTGGAACAAGGAATGGAAGACGGTCGCCGGCATGGCCTGGGACCGCTCCGACTACATGAGCGAAAACAATTACGTGGCCAAGGATGAATGGCAGAGCACGCTTGCCTTCTTTGCGGAGCAGATGTGGGCGCCCACGGACAACTTTGACGCCAGCGTGGCCCTGCGCCTGGAGCATGATTCCGTCTGGAACAACCACTTCACGTGGCGTTATTCCAATTCCTGGAAGGTGACGGGCAAGGATTCCCCCACCCGTATTTTCGGTTCCGTGGGTTCCGGATTCCGCGCCCCCACCTACTTTGAACAGTACGCCGCCAATTACGGCTACGTGGGCAATCCGGACCTGGATGTGTCCAAATCCCTGGGCGGAGACCTGGGCGTGGAACAGCGCCTGGCGGACAACCATTACGCTTCCGTGACGGGATTCTGGACCCGCATCAACGATGAAATCGGCACCAGGAGCGTAGGCACGTGGCCCAACTCCTACACGACTTACGACAACTTCTCCCACGCCACTTCCTATGGCGTGGAAGTAGCGTTCAAGGGGCAGTTCAAGGATGCGTGGAACAGCGGCTATTATGCCAACTACACCTTCACGATGCCCAAGCGCGACTCCATCGGCAAATATGAAACCATCCAGATGGCCAATACTGCCCGCCACACCATCAACGCGGAGGTTTATACCTCTCCGGTTGAAAAACTGACGGTCGGCTTCGGCGTAACATCCGCCATGGGCCGTACGGACTACAACTATGCCCGTCTGGACAACTTCTTTACGGCGCGTTTGTTCGCCAGGTACCAGGTGACGGACAATGTGGCGTTTCATGTGCGTGTGGAAAACCTGTTTGACCAGAATTTCATCATCACGAATGACTATAACTTCGGACCGCGCCAGGCCCGGGGGCTGGGAGTCTTCGGCGGCGTGACGGTCGAATTCTAA
- a CDS encoding cobyric acid synthase, producing the protein MNSFSHGGDLKSLAADAGRPEREILDFSVNLRPEGMPEFIASALWKAMDAAVPYPSPDMAELRELAAVHYGLPSGCFTFGNGANELIHALPRALELKRAVIPEPAFSEYRLACLRHGTDVLSIRTEERDSFIPSSLLPAEQAADGSAVFLANPCNPSGGLLDVPALRQAVRNRPGVVWIIDESFIDYADGTESLLRDAALLPNLVVLRSLTKFYGIAGVRCGFSVCAAPLAERLRQSLPAWNVNAFAATAARAVLEQPPSWADGERALNRERREDLFRRLSALPGAAVLPSGANFLLFRLAGAPSGLAARLLKNHGIALRDCSNYPGLENGGWFRAGVRTPEEHALLAEALRAELKGGGPAILRKLPKPALMIQGTCSDAGKSVLTAALCRIFLQDGHRVAPFKAQNMALNSGVTALGEEMGRAQMVQAQACRIDPDARMNPILLKPHSNTGSQVIVMGRAVGHMEAREYFTAKRRFWPDVRRAYDSLADEYDVLCLEGAGSPGEINLKSADVVNMNMARYARAKVLLTGDIDRGGVYASFLGTWMTFAPWEKELLAGFVVNKFRGDPELLAPAHSYMLDRTGRPVLGVIPMIRNISIPEEDRAALPFEQDEQARHADCLDVAVVMPAHVSNFTDFAPLAAEPDVRLRQVRTREEWGNPDLVILPGTKSVAADLAGLRAAGLEEPIRRHAEQGKWMLGVCGGLQMLGTDILDPLHMESAEERTPGLGLLELSTTFAAAKTLLNVRRASTPLAPPAAGYEIHHGVTRHEGASVPIMFREDGSPCGYGKGRIWATYLHGMLDGDEFRRAFINMVRVDSGLSPNPSLHASYDLDGALDRLADVVREHLDLKAIYRILQLKR; encoded by the coding sequence ATGAACAGTTTTTCACACGGAGGGGATTTAAAATCCCTGGCGGCGGACGCCGGACGGCCCGAACGGGAGATTCTGGATTTCAGCGTCAACCTGAGGCCGGAGGGAATGCCGGAGTTCATTGCCTCCGCGCTGTGGAAGGCCATGGATGCAGCCGTTCCCTACCCCTCCCCGGACATGGCGGAGCTGCGGGAACTGGCGGCGGTTCATTACGGGCTGCCTTCCGGTTGCTTCACCTTCGGCAACGGAGCCAACGAACTGATTCACGCCCTCCCGCGCGCGCTGGAACTGAAACGGGCCGTCATTCCGGAACCCGCTTTTTCCGAATACAGGCTGGCCTGCCTGCGCCACGGCACGGACGTTCTTTCCATCCGGACGGAGGAACGGGATTCCTTCATTCCGTCTTCCCTCCTGCCGGCGGAACAGGCCGCAGACGGAAGCGCCGTTTTCCTGGCTAATCCCTGCAATCCATCCGGCGGGCTGCTGGACGTTCCGGCCCTGCGGCAGGCCGTGCGGAACCGCCCCGGAGTCGTCTGGATTATTGACGAATCCTTCATTGACTACGCGGACGGAACGGAATCGCTTCTCCGTGACGCGGCCCTTCTGCCCAACCTGGTTGTCCTGCGTTCCCTGACCAAATTTTACGGCATCGCCGGCGTCCGGTGCGGCTTTTCCGTCTGCGCCGCTCCACTGGCGGAACGGCTGAGGCAGTCCCTGCCCGCGTGGAACGTGAACGCCTTTGCAGCGACTGCGGCGCGGGCCGTGCTGGAACAGCCGCCTTCATGGGCGGACGGGGAACGCGCCCTGAACCGGGAACGCCGGGAAGACCTGTTCCGCAGGCTTTCTGCCCTGCCGGGCGCCGCCGTGCTGCCGTCCGGGGCCAACTTCCTGCTCTTCCGTCTGGCGGGGGCGCCTTCCGGCCTGGCCGCCCGGCTCCTGAAAAACCACGGCATCGCGCTGCGCGACTGCTCCAATTATCCGGGGCTGGAAAACGGCGGCTGGTTCCGTGCAGGCGTCCGCACGCCGGAAGAACACGCCCTGCTGGCAGAGGCCCTGCGGGCCGAGCTGAAGGGAGGCGGCCCCGCCATTCTCCGCAAACTGCCCAAACCGGCCCTGATGATTCAGGGCACCTGCTCCGATGCTGGAAAAAGCGTGCTCACGGCGGCCCTGTGCCGCATTTTTCTTCAGGACGGCCACCGGGTGGCCCCGTTCAAGGCGCAGAACATGGCCCTCAACTCCGGCGTAACCGCGCTGGGGGAGGAAATGGGCCGCGCCCAGATGGTGCAGGCCCAGGCCTGCCGCATCGACCCGGATGCCAGGATGAATCCCATCCTGCTCAAGCCCCATTCCAACACCGGCTCCCAGGTGATCGTGATGGGGCGTGCCGTAGGCCACATGGAGGCGCGGGAATATTTTACGGCCAAAAGGCGCTTCTGGCCGGACGTGCGCCGGGCGTACGATTCCCTGGCGGACGAGTATGACGTCCTCTGCCTGGAAGGGGCCGGAAGCCCCGGAGAAATCAACCTGAAATCCGCAGACGTGGTGAACATGAACATGGCCCGCTATGCGCGCGCCAAAGTTCTGCTCACCGGGGACATTGACCGGGGCGGCGTGTACGCCTCCTTCCTGGGGACGTGGATGACGTTCGCCCCCTGGGAAAAAGAGCTGCTGGCGGGCTTTGTGGTCAACAAGTTCCGCGGAGACCCGGAGCTGCTGGCCCCGGCGCACAGCTACATGCTGGACCGTACGGGCAGGCCCGTGCTGGGCGTCATCCCGATGATACGGAACATCAGCATTCCGGAAGAGGACCGGGCCGCTCTGCCCTTTGAACAGGACGAGCAAGCCAGGCACGCGGACTGCCTGGACGTGGCCGTAGTGATGCCCGCCCACGTCTCCAACTTCACGGACTTCGCCCCGCTGGCGGCGGAGCCGGACGTTCGCCTCCGCCAGGTGCGGACACGGGAGGAATGGGGGAACCCGGACCTGGTCATCCTGCCCGGCACCAAGAGCGTGGCGGCGGACCTGGCCGGACTGCGCGCCGCAGGGCTGGAAGAACCCATCCGCCGGCACGCTGAACAGGGAAAGTGGATGCTGGGCGTCTGCGGCGGCCTGCAAATGCTGGGAACGGACATTCTGGACCCGCTGCACATGGAATCCGCGGAGGAACGGACGCCGGGGCTTGGCCTGCTGGAGCTTTCCACCACTTTCGCCGCCGCCAAAACCCTGCTCAACGTGCGCCGGGCAAGCACGCCGCTGGCCCCTCCCGCGGCGGGCTATGAAATCCACCACGGCGTCACCCGCCATGAGGGAGCGAGCGTCCCCATCATGTTCCGGGAAGACGGCTCCCCCTGCGGCTACGGCAAAGGCCGAATCTGGGCCACGTACCTGCACGGCATGCTGGACGGCGACGAGTTCCGCCGCGCGTTCATCAACATGGTCAGAGTGGATTCCGGTTTGTCCCCCAATCCATCCCTGCACGCCTCCTATGACCTGGACGGCGCGCTGGACCGCCTGGCGGACGTAGTCCGGGAGCATCTGGACCTCAAGGCCATCTACCGTATTCTTCAACTGAAACGCTGA
- the cbiB gene encoding adenosylcobinamide-phosphate synthase CbiB: protein MLPCPFILPAALLLDILAGDPPNRFHPVCLIGWCARRAETLARRLWGGTFTAGTAAALGTCAAAWLACAVFCLPFSVFPSPWIPWIPAVLVIYICMAPRGLAEHALRVANALRSGKDGEARHAVSMIVGRDTERLDRHGMARAAIESVAENLTDGVFSTLFWATAGCLAGGPFGAAFAALTHRVFNILDAMWGKKNDRYRRFGTFAARTDDALNFIPARLILPCISLAALFVKGTSARRALTTGWAFRRAHASPNSAWSEAAFAGALGLRIGGPVSYKGIPADYPWIGTGRTEAAVSDLALAIRLMWMTAAAGTLVFSLILFFIPRF from the coding sequence ATGCTTCCGTGCCCGTTCATCCTGCCTGCGGCCCTTCTGCTGGATATTCTGGCGGGGGATCCGCCCAACAGGTTCCATCCCGTCTGCCTGATCGGCTGGTGCGCGCGCCGCGCGGAAACCCTGGCACGGCGGCTGTGGGGAGGGACTTTTACGGCGGGAACGGCGGCGGCTTTAGGAACCTGCGCCGCCGCATGGCTTGCCTGCGCGGTATTCTGCCTTCCCTTTTCCGTCTTCCCCTCCCCGTGGATTCCCTGGATTCCGGCCGTTCTGGTCATTTACATCTGCATGGCCCCGCGCGGCCTGGCGGAACATGCGCTGCGGGTGGCGAACGCCCTGCGCAGCGGGAAGGACGGCGAGGCGCGGCACGCCGTTTCCATGATCGTAGGGAGGGACACGGAACGGCTGGACCGTCACGGCATGGCCAGGGCGGCTATTGAAAGCGTGGCGGAAAATCTGACGGACGGCGTCTTTTCCACCTTGTTCTGGGCTACAGCAGGCTGTTTGGCAGGAGGTCCTTTCGGCGCGGCCTTCGCCGCGCTGACGCACCGCGTTTTCAATATTCTGGATGCCATGTGGGGGAAAAAGAACGACCGGTACAGACGCTTCGGCACCTTTGCCGCCCGCACGGACGATGCGCTCAACTTTATCCCCGCGCGCCTCATCCTGCCGTGCATTTCCCTGGCGGCCCTCTTCGTGAAGGGAACCTCCGCCCGGAGGGCGCTCACTACGGGCTGGGCCTTCCGCCGCGCCCATGCCAGCCCAAACTCCGCCTGGAGCGAGGCGGCCTTCGCGGGCGCGCTGGGCCTCCGCATCGGCGGTCCGGTCTCCTACAAGGGGATTCCTGCGGACTATCCGTGGATAGGAACCGGGCGCACGGAAGCCGCCGTCAGTGACCTGGCCCTGGCCATACGCCTCATGTGGATGACCGCCGCCGCGGGCACGCTGGTCTTCTCCCTCATCCTTTTCTTCATTCCCCGCTTCTGA
- the cobT gene encoding nicotinate-nucleotide--dimethylbenzimidazole phosphoribosyltransferase: protein MNKLHIPPLDEQAAKTALEHQKILAKPPLALGKLEPVAIQIAAMTGNPAPRLKDKAVVLFAADHHIADHGLSLTSTDVTYIQTRNFLQGGGTINAFTRNAGARLSVVDVGVNYDFGDLPGLVKRKVMHGANDFSRGPAMTREQALECLQVGIDMAREEKARGLDIVAAGEMGIGNTTPSSAIVAVLTGTPVETVTGRGSGVKGEVIRKKIELIEQGIALNNPDPSDAIDVLAKVGGPEIGAMAGLMLGAASLRVPIVIDGFIAGAAAAIAQGIRPEAAQYFIGSHNSAEPGHKLIMDHIGVTMYMDLGLCLGEGTGAALFFPLLDAATRVLSEMKTLPELDITVPR from the coding sequence ATGAACAAACTGCATATTCCCCCGCTGGACGAACAGGCCGCCAAAACCGCCCTGGAACATCAGAAAATACTGGCCAAGCCCCCCCTCGCGCTGGGGAAGCTGGAACCCGTAGCCATCCAGATTGCCGCCATGACCGGCAATCCCGCGCCGCGCCTGAAGGACAAAGCCGTGGTCCTCTTCGCCGCGGACCACCACATTGCCGACCACGGCCTCAGCCTGACGTCCACGGACGTCACTTACATCCAGACCCGCAATTTCCTTCAAGGCGGCGGCACCATCAACGCCTTCACGCGCAACGCGGGAGCCCGCCTCTCCGTGGTGGACGTGGGCGTGAATTACGACTTCGGCGACCTGCCGGGGCTGGTGAAAAGAAAAGTTATGCACGGAGCCAACGATTTCAGCAGGGGCCCGGCCATGACAAGGGAACAGGCGCTGGAATGCCTGCAAGTGGGAATCGACATGGCCCGGGAGGAAAAAGCCAGGGGGCTGGACATCGTGGCAGCCGGAGAAATGGGCATCGGCAATACCACGCCCTCTTCCGCCATCGTGGCCGTGCTCACGGGAACCCCGGTGGAAACCGTGACGGGGCGCGGCTCCGGCGTCAAGGGGGAAGTCATCCGTAAAAAAATAGAGCTCATCGAACAGGGAATCGCCCTGAACAACCCCGACCCTTCCGACGCCATCGACGTGCTGGCGAAGGTAGGAGGACCGGAAATAGGGGCCATGGCCGGACTGATGCTGGGCGCGGCCTCCCTGCGCGTCCCCATCGTCATTGACGGCTTCATTGCCGGGGCGGCGGCAGCCATCGCCCAGGGCATACGCCCGGAAGCGGCTCAGTACTTCATCGGTTCCCACAACTCCGCGGAACCGGGGCACAAGCTCATCATGGACCACATCGGCGTCACCATGTACATGGACCTGGGCCTCTGCCTGGGGGAAGGCACGGGGGCGGCCCTGTTCTTTCCTCTGCTGGACGCCGCCACGCGCGTGCTGTCTGAAATGAAAACCCTGCCGGAACTGGACATCACCGTTCCGCGCTAA